The genome window CGTCGCGCATGTTTCGCCGCTCACCGTACCCGCCGCAATCGCAAACGCCTGCTCTGAAAAATCTGTAACCGGCAGCGTCGTATCGGTCCCGCTGATCAGCCCTGGCCGCACCCGCAACCCCGGCATCTGCACCGCTGTCTGGCCCGTAAATCCGGCGTACCCATCGTTCTCCATCGTCAGATAACGCGGCATTGTCCCACCGCTCGCATAAGCCTGCTCCACAGACCGCATGCACCACTCATCCACAAAACCGGAGTTCACACCCTTCAGACACAGCTCACCCGAATCCGTATTCGTCACCCCCGGCGGGTACGAAGTGTTGGACCATCCCAGGATCAGCCTGCCCGTAGCCACCGGCTGCACCCGCGGAGCCACCGGTGTATCCGCCGAGCTTTGTAGATTCGTCAGCTCTAAACGAAAATCCTCCAACTGCTGCGCCGCGCTCACCTGTTGCGGCTCCGCAATCGACTCCAGAACAGCTCCGCTCGCACCGATATTCCTTGCCGAAATATTCTGAAACCCACTCAGCAAAATCGCCCCGGGCAATTGGTTATTCACGCTGTCATACGGGCTCGGGCAACTCGTCGAACCATAGTTCCCGTTTGCCGCCGCGCCGTTGCAATACCCCACATCCTCCAGCCCCAGCCCATCGATCACCCAACCACCCGCAGCCGTCGCCACAATCGGATAATTCTGCGTCTCCTTCACATTCGCGTTGTGAATCGTCACCCCAAGCACCGGCCGTCCATAACGCGAATAAGCGGCAAACATCACGTGATAGATACCCCGCCACATGGAGTCTGTGATCACCCCAAAACCCGCCTGGTTCTGATCGGTCAGCCTTGCCTGGTTGTCACTCACATGAAAGAAATACGTATTGAACCACGTGTCCAAAGCATTCTGCACCGTCTGCGCCTGGCTCACCGATGCCCAGTTCGCGCCGTAAAACACCATCCCATCCAGCGCCGTTGAATCACCCAGGTTCTCCGCATTTAAAAACACTTCTCCACTCGTGCTCGTCGACGGAGCACGCGATCCCCACCAGCCGCCCACAATGATGCCCGCTTCGCTATTCTGAATAAACGTGTCCTGAAAGGTGTCGTACTGCGACGATCCCGCCAGCACCGCAATCCCCACCCCGGCCATGTTCACTCGCTGCCAGCGCCAGTAAGCTCCCGCCTGTGTCGCCGCGCCGATAAACGCCTTGTTGATACTCACATCAAAAAGATTCCAACTCGCGATAGGACTGTCCGAACCAAACACCGCAAAATAAGGCGCGTTCATCGTGTAAGTCGCAGCCGTCGCAGCCGCCGGCGTATAACTCGAAACAATCGTCGCCCCATTGCCATAAATCGTCAGCGGAAACGATTGCTCACTCTGCACTCGAATCGCGTATCCGAGATATCCCGGCGTCTCCGGCGCAATGTTTGTACACGCCACTCCTCCACACGTATCCGTACTCGGCGCCGTTCCGTCATCCCACGCCGTCTGCATATAACCCGTGATGGTTCCAATGAAATAAGTCTTCCCCTGCGTCAGCGTGACCGATCCCGCACGCGTCCCATTCTGCGTCGCATAACTGATCGCGTTATTGAAGCACTGCGTATCATCCGTCACTCCATCGGCAGCGCAGCCAAAATCATCCACCCGCACTTCGGCTGAATAACTCGTAACTCCCCGCCTCTGATCCAGCACAGGAATCGGCACAGCCACAGCAGGCGGCGCAGCCACGGAGATATTCGGACAACTCGTATATCCCGACCCTCCGTTCGTCACCGTGTAACTCGCCACCTGTCCGCCACTCACATTCGCAGTAACAGCCAGCCCCGCTCCACCACCGCCCGTAATCGACAACACAGGAGCACTCGAATATCCCTGTCCCAACTGCCCCGGCATCACCGCCGTCACCTTGCCGCCCTGCGTCGCGTCATACACACACAGCGCCGTAGCATTCATCGCAGCATTCTGCGCATACATCCCCACCGTCCCCGACGGAATCAGCGCCGAACTCGCCGTAGCCACACAACTCCCCACCGAAGAAGACAAAGCGCAATCCGTAGTCCCATCGATCACCGGAGCAGTCAACGCACCCGTCAGCGTTCCACCCGCAATCGGCAACGCACCCGTTCCACTCCCACCGCCCGAACCAATTGCACTCGAAATCTGCGTATCCACATACGCCTTGTTCGTAGCCTGGTTCGCCGCAGTCGGAGCATTCGCAATCAGCACCTGTTGAAACGCCGGCACAAAAGCCATCCACGCCGTCTCAACATTCGTCACAACACCCGGCGATAACCCAACAGCATTGACAGCATTCCCCTGCGTAGCCGCATCGCAACCCGTGTTCCCCGTCACCGTGTTGTAAGGGATGCGAAACACCTGCCAACTCGTAGTCAGGCTCACCATCTGGTCAGCGAAAACGCAGCCTGCCGCGCCACTCCCCGCCAGCTTCAACTCCTGCGTAGTCGCAACATCCGCCTTGGCCGCGACCTCCCACGTTCCCGTTCCGGCCGGAAATCCCTTCCCCAAAACCAGCGCTCCCGCAACCCCACGAAGCGCCCAAACACCCGACGTATCCCACGCCCCACCCAACGCCTTCACATACGATCCAGTCACCGGAGCCGCAGGATCCTTGCCAAACGAACTCCCCACCGCAACCGACTCACCTCCAGCCGAATACAAATCCTCCGCCGAAAAGAAAAGATCGTTCAAGCTAGGAAACGCCTGGTTCGCCGCACCTCCACCCAGCAACGCAAAATCCGCCGAAACCACCTGCGGAGTCGCCCGTGAAGCCTCTAACCCAGCCTGTCCAAATCCCGAAGCACTGGACTGCACAAACACATTCCCCAGTCCCCCATCGGACAACCCGGCAGCGGCAATCCCCAGCCCATTGAACCTGTTCTGCGAACCCAGGTAACTCCCCGAATCACCCACCACCAGCGCCGGATAAGCCGTAGTCGAAGCCGCCAGCGTTCCACCGCCACCCAGCGCCATCCCCTGCGTGCGCGAACCCTCTGCGTTCCAGATCGTGTATCCGCCGCTTCCCTTCAGCAGATTCCCACCCAGAAACGTCATTCCATTTCCCGCAATCAAATTCACCGGCCTGGCAGGCACAGCAATTCCCGAAACACCCACCATCGCCGTAGTCGTACTCGAACAACCCACCCCGCCTGCACTCACCGTCACAGCTCCCAGCGAACCATCCGCATTCACCGCCGCCACAGCCGCTGCCGTGCATCCCCCGGAAAACTGAATCGGCACCGCAGCCCCATAAGCCTCAAATCCCAACCCATGCTCCGGCCCCACCGAAACCGACGTAATCGCCCCACCCGTAGCGTGAACCACCAACGCAGGCTGCACCGCCACCCACTCCGGCAGCACCGCAGCATTCCGCACCGTCCAGCCAGCCTGCACCCCCATGCCCGCACCCGCAAAATCCAGCACCAGCCCGGTAGCCGCCTCGCCCGTAGCCGCCGAACTCCACGCACTCACCACCACATCGTCCAGCACATCGTTCGACCCGGCAGCCACTGCAAAACCATGCGTCGCCTGAACCGTTACGTTCTGCCAGCGATTCGCATCCGCAACCAATCCATTCGGCACAGCCACCGGCAACCCCGGCAAAGCAATCCCCGTTCCCACCCCGCGAATGTCGATATTCCTGAAGTCAGAAGCAGTCGGCCACTGCGCCAGGTACAGCCCGCACGTATGCGTCGAATGCGCTCCCGCATACAACGCCAGCGGATCCGTCCCCGTCGCCGTCGCCGCAATCGCCACATTCTCAATCTCACCAACGCGCAACCCATTCCCACCCGCGCCCGTAACGGCAGGCATGGCAATCGCACAGTTGCCAATCGACCACCCCGCCCCTGTCCCTGCAACGCCAGTCAACCCATTCCCACCCGGCGAAAAAACCGACCCTACCTCCATCGGCCGATTCACTCCACAACTACCCGCCGCAGCCCGTCCCTGCGCCGGGGAGCACGAAACATCCACGCTCCCATCCACATAGATCGTGAAGTCATGTAGCCGTGTATTCGCCAGCAGATTCGTAGCATCCGCAGCCGTAGCCAACACATCCTGTCCTGGAAAACCCATCAGCCCCGAAACCTGCCGCCCCTGTCCGCCAATCGACTCCCCATGCCACACCAGTTGCTGCGTCTTGCAAACCCCGGCAGGCAGCGTCAGCGCGACCCCAAGTCCTGCCGGACCATGCCCCGCCGCACTCTGCGCAAACGCAAAATTGATCGCCGCCTGCAACGCCGCCGTATCATCCGTAACCCCATCGCAGACCGCCCCAAACTCCTTCACACTCCGCTCATGCTGCTGAGCGCCCGTAGCCCGAAGATCCTCCACCCGAATCCCCGCAGCATTCGTAAATGTATCCGTCCCCGTATAAGTCGAAGGCACCATAACCGAGCCCCCGGCAGCAGCAGCAGCCGTCTGCGTAGCCTGCAACGTAGCCTGCGAAGTACCCGTCTCCGGTGAGAAAACCCCATTCACCGACTCCGCATTCAACGGCCCCGCAATCACCCCACCACCCGACGAAAGCCCCCCTGCAAACACCTGGTCCACATAGTGTTTGTCCGCAGCCATCAACGGCGTCGTAGGATCAGCCGCCAAAATCAGCGGTCCCGTAAGCGTCCCGCCATCGGTCGTCAACAGGCTTCCCTGCAACTGCGCCACAGCCTGGTCCACATACGACTTGCTCACTGTCTGCACCGCCTGCGCCGCTGGCATCAACTGCGCCCGCACCTGCGCAATCGAAGCCGAAGCCGCACCCGAAGCCGTCGCTGGCACCACCCAATACTCCGTGTTCACCGTCCCATCCGCCAGGTGATACACCGCCGTGTAATACAGCCCCGCCGGACTCGCTCCCAGATTCGGCGCAAGGTTCAAACTAGCAAACCCATCCGCCCCAATCTGAACAGCAACATTGCCCGCCACCACAGCCTGATTCGCCGCCGTAGTAAAGGCTGGCCAGCTCACCAGCAACGTGCCTGAACTAGGCACACCCGCAGCGTTATAGACCGTCCCCTGCACGGTCGTCGTGGTTACCGTCTGCGCCCAGCCGACCACAGTCAACAGGCAAACCATCGCGCAAAATGAAACCCCTCTACCCAAACGCAACCACGTCGAATTCGTGCTCTTCATAATCAGCATCCTTCCCAAAATCAAAACGAGCCGCGGCGTAGCCGCGCAAAAATTTTTTCCATACGGAGAGGTGCCCCAAGTCTCGCACCCAACCCCCCAGACACAAAATCTCCCCACCCAAGCCCCAGCAGTCGCCTTTGCCCTTGCTTCTGCAGTTGCAGCTGCCCTTGCCTTTGCCCTTGCCCTTGCCCTTGC of Acidicapsa ligni contains these proteins:
- a CDS encoding glycoside hydrolase family 55 protein, translating into MKSTNSTWLRLGRGVSFCAMVCLLTVVGWAQTVTTTTVQGTVYNAAGVPSSGTLLVSWPAFTTAANQAVVAGNVAVQIGADGFASLNLAPNLGASPAGLYYTAVYHLADGTVNTEYWVVPATASGAASASIAQVRAQLMPAAQAVQTVSKSYVDQAVAQLQGSLLTTDGGTLTGPLILAADPTTPLMAADKHYVDQVFAGGLSSGGGVIAGPLNAESVNGVFSPETGTSQATLQATQTAAAAAGGSVMVPSTYTGTDTFTNAAGIRVEDLRATGAQQHERSVKEFGAVCDGVTDDTAALQAAINFAFAQSAAGHGPAGLGVALTLPAGVCKTQQLVWHGESIGGQGRQVSGLMGFPGQDVLATAADATNLLANTRLHDFTIYVDGSVDVSCSPAQGRAAAGSCGVNRPMEVGSVFSPGGNGLTGVAGTGAGWSIGNCAIAMPAVTGAGGNGLRVGEIENVAIAATATGTDPLALYAGAHSTHTCGLYLAQWPTASDFRNIDIRGVGTGIALPGLPVAVPNGLVADANRWQNVTVQATHGFAVAAGSNDVLDDVVVSAWSSAATGEAATGLVLDFAGAGMGVQAGWTVRNAAVLPEWVAVQPALVVHATGGAITSVSVGPEHGLGFEAYGAAVPIQFSGGCTAAAVAAVNADGSLGAVTVSAGGVGCSSTTTAMVGVSGIAVPARPVNLIAGNGMTFLGGNLLKGSGGYTIWNAEGSRTQGMALGGGGTLAASTTAYPALVVGDSGSYLGSQNRFNGLGIAAAGLSDGGLGNVFVQSSASGFGQAGLEASRATPQVVSADFALLGGGAANQAFPSLNDLFFSAEDLYSAGGESVAVGSSFGKDPAAPVTGSYVKALGGAWDTSGVWALRGVAGALVLGKGFPAGTGTWEVAAKADVATTQELKLAGSGAAGCVFADQMVSLTTSWQVFRIPYNTVTGNTGCDAATQGNAVNAVGLSPGVVTNVETAWMAFVPAFQQVLIANAPTAANQATNKAYVDTQISSAIGSGGGSGTGALPIAGGTLTGALTAPVIDGTTDCALSSSVGSCVATASSALIPSGTVGMYAQNAAMNATALCVYDATQGGKVTAVMPGQLGQGYSSAPVLSITGGGGAGLAVTANVSGGQVASYTVTNGGSGYTSCPNISVAAPPAVAVPIPVLDQRRGVTSYSAEVRVDDFGCAADGVTDDTQCFNNAISYATQNGTRAGSVTLTQGKTYFIGTITGYMQTAWDDGTAPSTDTCGGVACTNIAPETPGYLGYAIRVQSEQSFPLTIYGNGATIVSSYTPAAATAATYTMNAPYFAVFGSDSPIASWNLFDVSINKAFIGAATQAGAYWRWQRVNMAGVGIAVLAGSSQYDTFQDTFIQNSEAGIIVGGWWGSRAPSTSTSGEVFLNAENLGDSTALDGMVFYGANWASVSQAQTVQNALDTWFNTYFFHVSDNQARLTDQNQAGFGVITDSMWRGIYHVMFAAYSRYGRPVLGVTIHNANVKETQNYPIVATAAGGWVIDGLGLEDVGYCNGAAANGNYGSTSCPSPYDSVNNQLPGAILLSGFQNISARNIGASGAVLESIAEPQQVSAAQQLEDFRLELTNLQSSADTPVAPRVQPVATGRLILGWSNTSYPPGVTNTDSGELCLKGVNSGFVDEWCMRSVEQAYASGGTMPRYLTMENDGYAGFTGQTAVQMPGLRVRPGLISGTDTTLPVTDFSEQAFAIAAGTVSGETCATVAGITVPGAVATDGVLFVRPSASAGQLQMSGSVTAANTLALTVCNPSTLAQNYPAGRYYAFLLAGGAASATPAVSGGAPVATNPLTTTQGDLVMGDGNGNPGRLAGNLSTTPAVLMETGTGSSTSSAVWQSAPNFYGGNLTGLNAANITTGSVGIANGGTGATTAQQALANLGGASLNAAVSHFGGQLTALAVGGAYQADQFAGSDIGSKLSACLAGLSSVYGGICDARNFTGTVTMASTLTLNVANATVLLPCATISTSAQIVVPAGVRNVTLKGCGLRGASGASGSQGGTVLLYSGAGAAVQVGDPTYAADTMGFHLDDVVINTTDSTNAATQALVAYRVQEMDLESLYLLGNSNQTGMTVDGTGNYSGGSFYDLAFNGWHTAVNGIGHQAANAATTDWMNASTFIRLHIDCPTSGGNPIAGTYGINLAQGDGNTFTGGDVEGCATALHLGANAQNNTFVGVRNENSSSQVIADAGSTYNSWITGGTMFTGALTDNGSRNSFLDAFHRTFNGVKGDWYASQMDSTVTNHVRVGTGNGNERGLLNEYQTDYGYRWTVGLGDGSSGEQFYNITDVLSSVNRLSIGQYLSTVANTVTNVIVNNGGCYTSSTPPAIGFAGGGGSGAAATAVMATTASPSCAGGNTVLSVSMTANGSGYTSQPTLTFTGTNQTTSANAVAEITSAGGTNNQTVLNATGTGAVVLNGSTNAGSGGLVIGSGGATETTVATIDGAGDANFTGSLQVGGASTLKGSATVKNGADAEIDSTLWAGLSAAQKESFIYKDWNGASQWYMVKDAGNNWSLNSAIDGTDHFKAYQSGETMLNANGTGYVSVNREAGSGTGGLAVFSGGATPLQVAIVTGSGNVTTAGFIDGKTMSGTGTMSFAAGAAAGSGASFACTASHVCDGVSGAATLTTGASTTTGSLGTFSFPNTRTSQANCVVSVQLAGSGVVASVGWSESAAAVTLTGNVALAASTAYSVRYWCGGN